The DNA sequence GCCATACCAATACAATGGCCACTTCTCTTGGGTCTATGTCCACAACAACGAAGTCATGACAGAAATCAACGGAGAAACGATCACGTTGATGCAGTGGCTGTCCGAGCAGTCCTTGAACGACTGAGCTGTTTGCTGCAACCGGAACAAAATGAACAGCCTCCGGGAATCCGTAATATGCGGATTTCCGGAGGCTGTTTTTAGTATCAATGGGCGGACAACGGTTTGTCGGACAGAGCCCAACCTTCTATGACGCGTGCCCCAATCGGTTCAGGATTTTCTTTGAACTTGACGAATTCCATCGTTTTCTGTTCGATCCGTTCACCGGTGCGTTTGTCGATGATATAGACGTTATAGCGGATGGCACCCCATTCACCTTCCACGATCATATTATGGAATTCGCCGAGTTCGATGTCATAGGCCTGGAAAAGTTGCCCCATCATGTCCTTGTACTGCTGCAAAGTCAGGCGGTCGCTGTAGACATTGTAGTGCGCATCCGGTTCATAAAGCGTTTCGCACCAATCCAGCCAAGCATCGTACCCACTGTTCCAATTTTTGAAGCCTTGCTCAAACCGCTCTCTGATTGCATTCTCGAAATTCTGACTCATTATTTTTCCTCCTTCAGTTTGGTTTACTTTGTGTGTTCTGTAAACCTTGGTATGACTATATCAAGAGGGTATAAACTGAACGTAAACTTATTGAGGGGGATCAAAAAGTACAAAAATATCGGGACGTTTATTGTATGATAGTGAAAAAAGCAGGGAGGGATTGTGATGGTTGAACTGGATCGCTTGGTCAAACTGCTCGTGGAGAAGCTGCTGCGTTCGTCCAAAAAACC is a window from the uncultured Trichococcus sp. genome containing:
- a CDS encoding nuclear transport factor 2 family protein is translated as MSQNFENAIRERFEQGFKNWNSGYDAWLDWCETLYEPDAHYNVYSDRLTLQQYKDMMGQLFQAYDIELGEFHNMIVEGEWGAIRYNVYIIDKRTGERIEQKTMEFVKFKENPEPIGARVIEGWALSDKPLSAH